A stretch of Deltaproteobacteria bacterium GWA2_45_12 DNA encodes these proteins:
- a CDS encoding tRNA (adenosine(37)-N6)-dimethylallyltransferase MiaA, whose translation MPNSLPNKKIIVLVGPTGVGKSEVALHLAQKFNGEIVNADSRQLYKEINIGTAKPSETALLEVPHHLYGFLGPHSSWDAAKFVEEADKVIASVHGRNRLPIIVGGTGLYVRALLYGLLSGPKANAEIRKRLKDVIKNEGLLALYKELEKVDPVSAATIHPHDPVRIIRALEVYELTGKPQSQIQEEHGFQKSRYDFLMLGFLCEREKLVRHLNKRVNAMIEAGLEAEVRNLVSHYGWCDLLKTTIGYQEWEPYFEGKISLNQTVEQIKINTRQYAKRQMTWFRKEKKVKWMEAGKLREMEEMMKGFLNL comes from the coding sequence ATGCCTAATTCACTACCAAACAAAAAAATAATCGTCCTGGTTGGCCCTACGGGTGTTGGAAAAAGCGAGGTGGCCCTTCATTTGGCGCAAAAATTCAACGGTGAAATTGTCAATGCCGACTCACGCCAACTTTACAAGGAAATCAACATAGGAACGGCCAAACCTTCCGAGACGGCCTTGCTTGAAGTGCCGCATCATTTATATGGCTTTTTGGGGCCTCATTCTTCCTGGGATGCCGCCAAGTTTGTTGAAGAAGCAGACAAAGTTATCGCCAGTGTCCACGGTCGAAATCGCCTCCCCATTATTGTGGGGGGAACCGGGCTCTATGTGCGGGCGCTTCTTTACGGTCTACTTTCCGGCCCCAAAGCAAATGCAGAGATCCGAAAGCGTCTTAAAGATGTCATTAAAAATGAGGGGCTCTTGGCTCTTTATAAAGAACTTGAAAAAGTCGATCCTGTTTCGGCGGCAACCATTCATCCCCATGACCCTGTCCGCATCATTCGCGCGCTTGAGGTTTATGAACTAACAGGCAAGCCCCAGTCCCAGATTCAGGAAGAACATGGTTTTCAAAAATCCCGTTATGATTTTTTAATGCTGGGGTTTTTGTGTGAAAGGGAAAAACTGGTTCGACATTTAAACAAACGCGTCAATGCCATGATAGAAGCCGGTTTGGAAGCGGAAGTAAGGAATTTGGTAAGCCATTATGGGTGGTGCGATCTTTTAAAAACAACCATCGGATATCAAGAATGGGAACCCTATTTTGAAGGGAAGATTTCACTAAACCAAACTGTTGAACAGATAAAAATCAACACACGCCAATATGCCAAACGACAAATGACCTGGTTTAGAAAAGAGAAGAAGGTGAAATGGATGGAGGCAGGGAAGTTAAGGGAAATGGAAGAAATGATGAAAGGTTTTTTAAATTTGTAG
- a CDS encoding phosphate starvation-inducible protein PhoH, with protein sequence MGRRKSNVVQLRFDDNDLAQNLFGPQGAHLRSLENKLGIAIHEKSGELALEGEIEKIEFAQSALDQLYTLLKKGYPVTGHDVEAAVRVLTENRNASLHDLYLDSIFVPAKRRVIYPKSMGQKLYVEAIRKYDLVFGIGPAGTGKTYLAMAMAVTSLLKGQVERIVLTRPAIEAGEKLGFLPGSLVEKVNPYLTPLYDAMHDMLDFERTTKMLEKGEIEVAPLAFMRGRTLSQAFVILDEAQNCTKEQMKMFLTRIGQGSKAVITGDPTQIDLPRDKVSGLMHAVRVLEKVQGLCIHTLSPIDVVRHPLVQAIVEAYENDEKLS encoded by the coding sequence ATGGGAAGACGAAAATCAAATGTGGTCCAGCTTCGCTTTGATGACAACGATTTGGCCCAGAACCTTTTTGGGCCCCAAGGCGCCCACCTTCGTTCGTTAGAAAACAAACTGGGAATTGCCATCCATGAAAAAAGCGGCGAGTTAGCTTTGGAAGGGGAAATTGAAAAAATCGAATTTGCCCAGTCGGCTCTGGATCAGCTTTATACCCTGCTTAAAAAAGGATATCCCGTCACCGGTCATGATGTTGAAGCCGCTGTTCGTGTGCTCACCGAAAATCGTAATGCCAGTCTTCACGATCTTTATCTTGATTCCATTTTTGTTCCTGCAAAAAGACGGGTCATTTATCCAAAATCAATGGGGCAAAAATTATACGTTGAGGCCATTCGCAAGTATGATCTTGTTTTTGGTATCGGCCCTGCAGGTACCGGAAAAACTTATCTGGCCATGGCCATGGCCGTGACCTCTCTGCTCAAAGGCCAGGTGGAACGCATTGTTTTAACCCGCCCTGCCATTGAGGCAGGGGAAAAATTGGGATTTTTACCGGGGAGTCTTGTTGAAAAAGTGAACCCTTATCTCACTCCTTTATACGATGCCATGCATGACATGCTCGATTTTGAACGAACCACCAAGATGCTCGAGAAAGGGGAGATAGAAGTGGCCCCCCTGGCTTTCATGAGAGGACGTACTTTGAGTCAGGCCTTTGTTATTTTGGATGAAGCCCAAAATTGCACCAAGGAGCAGATGAAAATGTTCCTGACGCGCATTGGGCAGGGTTCTAAAGCAGTGATTACAGGGGATCCCACGCAAATCGATTTGCCCCGTGACAAGGTGTCAGGGTTAATGCATGCTGTGCGCGTTTTGGAAAAGGTGCAGGGGCTTTGTATCCATACATTGTCACCCATTGATGTGGTACGCCATCCCTTGGTCCAGGCCATTGTGGAAGCCTATGAGAATGATGAGAAGCTATCATAG
- a CDS encoding rRNA maturation RNase YbeY, translating into MARHLKLPHLALGLTFIDDPAIARLNLKFMKKKGATDVLSFPLDSKELLGDIVVSLDTAKKQAKTFCISLKERVMFLVVHGFLHLLGYDHQTERDWKIMSKKERELMKLVG; encoded by the coding sequence ATGGCACGCCATCTCAAGTTGCCCCATCTGGCCCTGGGGCTTACTTTCATTGATGACCCTGCCATCGCACGTCTTAACCTGAAATTCATGAAGAAAAAAGGCGCAACGGATGTTTTGAGTTTTCCCTTGGATTCAAAAGAATTGTTGGGAGATATTGTTGTTTCTTTAGATACAGCTAAAAAACAGGCTAAAACTTTTTGTATTTCTTTAAAAGAACGGGTGATGTTTCTAGTGGTTCATGGATTTTTACATTTGCTGGGGTATGACCACCAAACGGAGAGGGACTGGAAGATAATGTCAAAGAAGGAACGTGAATTGATGAAACTTGTTGGTTGA